One window of Desulfonatronovibrio magnus genomic DNA carries:
- a CDS encoding PAS domain-containing sensor histidine kinase: MTKKNLQREEADKKLRRRAEESLSKDFAGQPEFSDVDTQKLIHELRVHQVELEMQNEELRQAQAELAQSRDRYLELYDFAPIGYFTLDKKGLIKEVNLAGAELLGLERARLIRQRFSRFIAPSSQDTFYFHRKRVLASEDRQVCELVLVNRNGAQFHAQLQTVSVDDGKHSSNQLYIAVIDITARIRLEENLKVSHEKLERQVEARTSELTEANLELKEEIVQRRQIELKLQDSEEKYRIVVENANEGIVVTQDGRIEFSNAKFEDISGYSKKESAGLTMVDLVHPDDAEMVMKYHTQAMQDRMQPKPYNLRVVDKDGQTRWLRNKRVRIEWKGRPAFLSFLEDITAQIQSEQVLKEIDEQLKNIFLESPIGIAVYDAQGLLYGMNKSYIELYGISDTTRIMGKSLFDDPLLSSETKKRLLAGNAIREELALDYAKTADPAMFDPSRTGTLYLDVLITPLGMSMGESVVGYMAQVQDITEGKDAERSIHALSQQLIRAQESERQMIARELHDRVGQNLASLKMDFDSLGNVNPDHLPKTRKKIAEISSLLQETVSDIRDLAYELRPPGLDHFGFMQTIIQFGNDFREKTGLDVDMSFMGIQELLLDFDTEINLYRLIQEGMNNIHKHARAKRIAVKMVASHPSIILRIEDDGIGFDPEKRLSASIREKRMGLRSMQERASLLGGKMRIQSQPGRGTEIHIEVPCLGRKNG, from the coding sequence ATGACCAAGAAAAACCTGCAAAGAGAAGAGGCTGACAAGAAACTCCGCCGCAGGGCGGAAGAATCGCTAAGCAAAGATTTTGCCGGGCAGCCGGAATTTTCAGATGTTGATACTCAAAAGCTCATTCATGAACTGCGGGTACACCAGGTTGAACTGGAGATGCAGAATGAGGAATTGCGTCAGGCCCAGGCCGAACTTGCACAGTCACGGGACAGATACCTTGAACTCTACGATTTTGCCCCCATCGGGTACTTCACCCTGGACAAGAAAGGCCTGATTAAGGAGGTCAACCTTGCCGGCGCGGAACTCTTGGGCCTTGAAAGGGCGCGTTTGATCCGGCAACGGTTTTCCCGTTTCATCGCGCCTAGCTCTCAGGATACGTTCTATTTCCATCGAAAAAGAGTGCTTGCGTCCGAAGACAGGCAGGTTTGCGAACTTGTGCTTGTGAACAGGAACGGTGCACAATTCCATGCCCAACTGCAAACCGTGTCCGTGGATGACGGCAAACATAGCAGCAACCAGCTTTACATCGCGGTCATTGACATTACCGCACGAATTCGTCTTGAGGAGAATCTCAAGGTGTCTCACGAGAAGTTGGAGCGACAGGTCGAGGCCCGCACGAGTGAATTGACAGAAGCAAACCTGGAGCTCAAGGAGGAAATTGTTCAGCGCCGACAGATCGAGCTGAAATTGCAGGATTCTGAAGAAAAATACCGGATTGTTGTGGAAAACGCGAATGAAGGTATTGTCGTTACTCAGGACGGCAGAATTGAATTTTCAAATGCTAAATTCGAGGATATTTCAGGATATTCCAAAAAAGAGTCGGCCGGCTTGACCATGGTTGATCTTGTCCATCCGGACGATGCAGAAATGGTCATGAAATATCATACGCAGGCAATGCAGGACCGGATGCAGCCAAAGCCATATAATCTGAGGGTGGTTGACAAGGATGGGCAAACAAGATGGCTTCGGAACAAGAGGGTGCGGATCGAGTGGAAGGGCCGGCCGGCCTTCCTGAGCTTTCTTGAGGATATTACAGCTCAGATACAATCCGAGCAGGTATTGAAGGAGATCGACGAACAGCTCAAGAATATTTTTCTGGAGTCGCCCATCGGTATTGCGGTTTATGATGCTCAAGGCCTTTTGTACGGCATGAACAAATCCTATATTGAACTTTACGGGATATCTGATACAACTCGAATCATGGGAAAATCGCTCTTTGACGACCCTCTGCTGAGCAGCGAGACTAAAAAAAGACTGCTGGCAGGCAACGCGATTCGAGAAGAACTGGCTCTTGATTATGCGAAAACCGCGGACCCAGCCATGTTTGATCCATCAAGAACAGGGACTTTGTATCTGGATGTGCTGATCACCCCATTGGGGATGAGTATGGGCGAGTCCGTGGTCGGATATATGGCCCAGGTCCAGGACATCACGGAGGGAAAGGATGCTGAACGGAGCATTCACGCTCTTTCCCAGCAGCTCATCAGGGCACAGGAAAGCGAGCGCCAGATGATTGCCCGTGAACTCCACGACCGGGTGGGACAGAACCTTGCGTCATTGAAAATGGATTTTGACAGCCTCGGCAATGTGAACCCGGATCACCTTCCGAAGACTCGAAAAAAGATCGCGGAGATTTCTTCTTTACTGCAAGAGACCGTCTCGGATATCCGGGATCTTGCCTATGAATTGCGGCCCCCGGGCTTGGATCATTTCGGATTCATGCAGACCATTATTCAATTCGGCAATGATTTCAGAGAGAAAACAGGGCTGGATGTGGATATGAGCTTTATGGGGATTCAAGAATTGCTTCTTGATTTTGATACGGAAATCAACCTGTATCGTCTGATCCAGGAAGGCATGAACAATATCCATAAACACGCCCGTGCCAAGCGGATTGCGGTAAAAATGGTGGCCTCCCATCCGTCGATTATCTTAAGGATAGAAGATGACGGTATTGGGTTTGATCCGGAGAAACGGCTTTCAGCCTCGATCAGGGAGAAACGCATGGGCCTTCGCAGCATGCAGGAAAGGGCCAGTCTGCTCGGGGGCAAAATGAGAATTCAGTCACAACCGGGAAGAGGCACTGAAATCCATATCGAGGTGCCGTGTTTAGGGAGGAAAAATGGTTAA
- a CDS encoding response regulator gives MVKKTKVLIVDDHPLFREGIKAIIGRSPEFEVAGEASDAQTGLQRASECRPDIALVDISLPDQSGIDLTRTLKSVLPETHILIVSMHSKMGYIIEAFQAGAIGYLVKESAGDGLLKALGCIVKGEFFLDNSVSRAVVSKILKAADKEVYVADTDYRSLTTREQEILRLLVEGLSTKDVGNRLYISPKTVENHRTNIMHKLQAKSPLDLVRYAARIGLIDIDHWKGEDP, from the coding sequence ATGGTTAAGAAAACAAAAGTGTTGATTGTCGATGATCATCCTCTTTTCAGGGAAGGCATCAAGGCAATCATTGGACGCAGCCCGGAATTCGAGGTGGCGGGAGAGGCGAGCGACGCGCAAACGGGACTGCAGCGGGCATCGGAGTGCAGGCCGGATATCGCCCTGGTTGACATATCACTCCCCGATCAAAGCGGCATCGATCTGACCAGGACCCTGAAAAGCGTCCTGCCCGAGACGCATATCCTGATTGTCAGTATGCATTCCAAAATGGGATATATAATCGAGGCGTTTCAGGCCGGAGCCATTGGATACCTGGTCAAGGAATCCGCCGGTGACGGGCTTTTGAAAGCACTGGGATGCATCGTAAAAGGCGAGTTTTTCCTTGACAACTCGGTTTCCCGTGCAGTGGTTTCAAAGATTTTGAAAGCCGCAGACAAGGAAGTGTACGTTGCTGACACCGATTACAGGAGCCTGACGACCCGCGAACAAGAAATCCTGCGCTTGTTGGTGGAAGGCCTTTCCACCAAAGATGTCGGGAACCGGCTGTATATCAGCCCGAAAACAGTTGAGAACCATCGCACCAATATCATGCACAAGCTGCAAGCCAAAAGCCCTCTTGATCTTGTTCGTTACGCGGCACGAATCGGTCTGATCGATATCGATCATTGGAAGGGTGAAG